The Colletes latitarsis isolate SP2378_abdomen chromosome 14, iyColLati1, whole genome shotgun sequence genome has a segment encoding these proteins:
- the LOC143349799 gene encoding uncharacterized protein LOC143349799, producing the protein MNGIRSLILQDLPHVLPTKSLKVTRNLIPNYKIKLSSSHIHTTTSTRRLWSFFEFSPKGEACRSSKKCPTSKDVVSSSLMSTEMVEDVSKVNLSPIAVVTSSVPLPPRIQGYQFDLRTAPLSCPKIPKPLKEDNLMSLLDGNLVPRTLKWKLTGYKTLRNKQAGDFAFVPGGESYDLDIITKNDCSELLLKPDNKPPESPQSIASNATEDTLSLTAKAIENKEHSRKIDREIEAKVAEVDGAKVEEHSGASPNDQSVSTVMESVGAEIPKMQKLLATPTKMKYLPISKPELPAVQIKCQLQPTAQYSSRPPNRIQDSSSPGLQEAAEPQTVEGRLILNQQTAEEPLEYNRNTRFDPKVSKSKEVKDQYESENSIQFSPKTTEKKYNLQEPGYFAPRSWKQDGSNASSGASNLNRSTQESLNAVYEFITGVPVAKASPLKISSPGLGQQTKSSPCAATQARLQGAGSLNGSQRQSHYGFDGSSMSGNSGNGSKKPPASYPPFVTRQASSHTLSLPDRLPRGPSNASRRPANPNGKSPASNISTGVRRSSPRKCNDDMEDGKTVCTKPRDNKCSRRRSCNRDERPKCKKETKKPCKRYCCPALQTSVECDYDMFQCPKDGKQKLKRNSARDPTCLPNDSECSTRGRSCGNTSRRRSCEQPCKRDRSCERRDQSCDRGRQSCNRERQTCNRDRQSCNQDRQSCNRNRERSCKRQERRDCSEREQSRVICTKPRRRESCGRQKCEDRDTNRSAKCNGRRNYTQSAFARHSNTVKRFSSVPTLGFSLIGLRVQGNESNKSLLGPPAKGRFYGKKETPPPSCKGTGSDAKPNKCKKPPANCLNQKSSADKCKQAQSRTENICKQSETKCGAPSKTEDKCKRPEPKCSTPSKTNVCKKPETTKCSTPSRTNVCKKPETKCGAPSKTENKCKKPESKCGTSPSKTNVCKRPENKCGAQQSKTEKKCKKPETKCGIPSKTNVCKRPENKCGTQSKTENKCKPSENKCGATRKAENKCKSPSGVSKPENPGPCEQSGSKSDDYCSRRRAEVCKDKKSASSKEESMKDRAQRELKEMQECKKDIGKRDKKKNKDEKKAAPTGLERVVSPCKQRQQENKTDKCSTSSKKLACIGTAFNCLVNTDTATFMKQDSRSFSNLSDRSYSVTKDSRLRDGQLQESSWNQRKDLWAFDGDSGVVDYDIPIAVENQEEPPEDNSYAPSWFLSWFQN; encoded by the exons ATGAACGGGATCAGGTCGTTGATTTTGCAAGATCTTCCTCACGTTTTGCCTACAAAAAGCCTCAAGGTGACTCGCAATCTTATCcctaattataaaattaaa CTGTCGTCGTCCCACATTCACACAACAACATCCACGCGTCGATTATGGAGTTTCTTCGAGTTCTCGCCGAAGGGAGAAGCCTGTCGAAGCTCGAAGAAATGTCCCACGTCCAAGGACGTAGTTTCCTCGTCGTTGATGTCGACAGAAATGGTGGAAGATGTCTCGAAAGTGAACCTTTCTCCTATTGCTGTGGTGACTTCGTCGGTTCCTCTGCCTCCTAGGATTCAAGGGTACCAATTCGATCTAAGAACAGCGCCATTGAGTTGTCCGAAGATCCCAAAACCTCTCAAGGAAGATAACTTGATGTCTTTATTGGATGGAAATCTTGTACCCAGGACTCTAAAATGGAAGCTGACAGGCTACAAAACTCTTCGAAATAAGCAGGCTGGCGACTTTGCGTTCGTGCCTGGTGGAGAATCTTACGACTTGGACATCATAACTAAGAACGACTGCAGCGAATTGCTTCTGAAACCCGATAATAAACCTCCCGAAAGTCCTCAGTCTATAGCTAGCAACGCCACCGAAGACACGTTGTCTTTAACCGCAAAGGCCATCGAGAATAAAGAACATTCTCGGAAAATTGATAGGGAGATAGAAGCAAAAGTGGCTGAGGTAGACGGAGCAAAGGTCGAGGAACACAGTGGTGCTAGTCCGAACGACCAGAGTGTCTCGACGGTGATGGAATCGGTGGGTGCAGAGATTCCGAAAATGCAAAAGTTGTTGGCAACGCCAACGAAGATGAAGTACCTACCAATCTCGAAGCCAGAATTGCCAGCTGTTCAGATCAAGTGTCAGTTGCAGCCTACTGCTCAGTATTCGTCTCGTCCTCCTAACAGGATCCAAGATTCTTCGTCGCCAGGGTTGCAAGAAGCTGCAGAACCTCAAACCGTTGAAGGAAGACTTATCTTGAACCAGCAAACAGCAGAGGAGCCATTAGAATATAATAGAAATACTCGATTCGATCCTAAAGTTTCCAAATCAAAAGAGGTAAAAGATCAGTACGAGTCAGAAAATAGCATTCAATTCTCTCCCAAAACGACCGAGAAAAAGTACAATCTTCAAGAACCAGGCTACTTTGCGCCACGCAGCTGGAAACAAGATGGTTCCAACGCGTCGAGTGGAGCGTCCAACCTGAACAGGTCGACGCAGGAATCCCTGAACGCCGTTTACGAGTTCATCACCGGAGTACCAGTCGCCAAGGCATCGCCCCTGAAGATATCGAGCCCAGGCCTCGGCCAGCAGACCAAGTCGTCGCCGTGCGCCGCGACGCAGGCCAGATTGCAAGGCGCCGGAAGCCTGAACGGGTCCCAGAGGCAGTCGCACTATGGATTCGACGGGTCGTCCATGTCTGGGAATTCTGGAAACGGCTCGAAGAAACCTCCAGCCTCTTATCCGCCATTTGTCACGAGACAGGCGTCGTCTCATACTTTGTCTTTGCCTGATAGACTGCCACGTGGTCCATCAAACGCGTCTAGGAGACCAGCGAACCCTAACGGTAAGAGCCCTGCGTCGAACATCAGCACAGGCGTCAGGAGGTCCAGTCCCAGGAAATGTAACGACGACATGGAGGATGGAAAGACCGTGTGCACGAAACCACGCGACAACAAGTGTTCGAGGAGGAGATCCTGCAACAGGGATGAGAGACCCAAGTGCAAGAAGGAGACCAAGAAGCCCTGCAAGCGTTACTGTTGTCCTGCGTTGCAGACCTCCGTCGAATGCGACTACGACATGTTCCAGTGTCCCAAGGATGGGAAGCAGAAGCTTAAACGCAACAGCGCTAGGGATCCCACGTGTCTGCCTAACGACTCTGAGTGCAGTACTCGCGGGAGGTCCTGCGGGAACACGTCCAGAAGGAGGAGCTGCGAGCAGCCCTGCAAGAGGGACAGATCTTGCGAAAG gagAGACCAGAGCTGCGATCGAGGACGACAGAGCTGCAATAGGGAGAGGCAGACTTGCAATCGGGACCGCCAGAGTTGTAATCAAGATAGGCAGAGTTGCAACAGAAACAGGGAAAGGTCCTGCAAGAGACAGGAGCGACGAGACTGTTCCGAGAGGGAACAGAGTCGCGTGATCTGCACGAAACCGAGACGAAGGGAGTCCTGTGGTCGACAGAAGTGCGAGGATCGAGACACCAATAGGTCCGCCAAGTGCAACGGGAGACGAAATTACACCCAGTCGGCGTTTGCCAGGCATTCAAACACTGTGAAACGATTTTCATCCGTCCCGACGCTTGGATTCTCTCTGATCGGTTTGAGAGTGCAGGGTAACGAGTCTAATAAGTCGTTGCTCGGGCCCCCAGCCAAGGGTAGATTCTATGGAAAGAAGGAGACGCCCCCGCCAAGCTGCAAAGGCACAGGCAGCGACGCTAAGCCAAACAAATGCAAGAAACCGCCTGCTAATTGTTTGAACCAAAAATCGTCCGCGGACAAATGCAAGCAAGCACAGAGTAGGACGGAGAACATATGCAAACAATCTGAGACCAAGTGCGGGGCACCGAGCAAGACTGAAGACAAATGCAAGAGGCCTGAACCAAAGTGTAGTACACCGAGCAAGACAAACGTATGCAAAAAGCCTGAGACCACCAAGTGTAGTACACCGAGCAGGACAAACGTATGCAAAAAGCCTGAGACCAAGTGTGGAGCACCCAGCAAGACGGAGAACAAGTGCAAAAAGCCTGAATCCAAGTGCGGGACATCGCCGAGTAAGACAAACGTATGCAAAAGGCCCGAGAACAAGTGTGGGGCACAACAGAGCAAGACGGAGAAGAAATGCAAAAAGCCTGAGACCAAGTGCGGGATACCGAGTAAAACAAACGTATGTAAAAGGCCCGAGAACAAGTGTGGTACACAGAGCAAGACGGAGAACAAATGCAAACCGTCAGAAAATAAGTGCGGGGCAACGCGGAAGGCTGAGAACAAGTGTAAATCGCCCTCCGGCGTATCGAAACCGGAGAACCCGGGTCCCTGTGAGCAGTCCGGGAGCAAATCCGACGACTACTGTtccaggaggagggcagaggtgtGCAAAG ACAAGAAATCAGCGTCGTCGAAGGAGGAGTCCATGAAGGACAGGGCGCAAAGGGAACTGAAAGAGATGCAGGAGTGCAAGAAGGACATCGGCAAACGGGACAAGAAGAAGAATAAAGATGAAAAGAAGGCTGCGCCCACCGGTTTGGAGCGTGTCGTCAGCCCCTGCAAACAGAGGCAGCAGGAAAATAAGACCGACAAGTGTTCGACATCGTCGAAGAAATTGGCGTGCATCGGCACCGCGTTCAACTGTTTGGTCAACACGGATACTGCAACGTTTATGAAGCAGGACAGCAGATCGTTCAGCAATCTATCGGATCGATCGTACTCCGTTACAAAGGACAGTCGTCTCCGGGACGGCCAACTACAGGAGTCGTCTTGGAATCAGCGGAAAGACCTTTGGGCATTCGACGGAGACAGTGGTGTTGTTGATTATGATATTCCAATCGCCGTAGAGAATCAGGAAGAACCGCCCGAGGACAACTCGTACGCTCCAAGTTGGTTCCTATCCTGGTTTCAGAATTGA